In Castor canadensis chromosome 6, mCasCan1.hap1v2, whole genome shotgun sequence, the genomic window TTcagaacaataatataaaaagtgTTGCTTAAACTTAGAACCATGTTAGGGTCTAGTCCACTTCCATGTTATCTCACTTAAAAGTAGATGCAAAACAAACCTCTTATGACAAAAAGTTGGTATTACTTTTTATGAAAGAAGCTAGTTGATGCACAACAGATGACTTAATACCCAAAAGGAGCCAGCAGCAAAGTCTAATGGAAATGTAGTAgctactatctgatcacaagcaAGCTGTTTGTGGCCTTCACACGTGTGACTTCTGTAACTGCATTAAATCACCACTAGGGGCTAGCTATGTTTTGCCTTAATGTACCaaattaagcaaaaaataaaGGCACTCCAAAAGTTAAAAGGAAATGTGTAAGAAGTTTTGTTCATGAAATACGCACTAAATGTTATTCTTTACAGTAAAACGGAGAAACTAGCTAAAGCATTAAGTTATAAAATCAAGCttactgtattttctttcaaaattgggTGCTCATTAATTTATAATGGGTAGTATAGCTAACTTAGGATTTTAATAATAAAACCTGAGCATAAAGGGTTGTGTCAGTGAGCTTGGAGCATGTGTGTTTTAGTTCAGTAGGAAAGCGCAGGtgttttttataaaatgtgtattttaagttAGAATTACTTTATAATATTTGGTGTACACAAACAGCTGGTACTGATTTTCAGCCACATCACAGTAGTACTGATCAGTTAGTTTTGTTGGTATCTGAGTAATAGCGTTGCTTCATAGCTCTGTATTTCCTGAGGAAGTATAAGGCTTCCAGCTCTTTCATTACAAATTCGCCTCGTTCAATAAGCTCCTTGATCTGCTCTGGGTCCTTCACGTCTTTGTTTTTAAGGAAGACATTCTTCAAACGTCTTTTAAAATAGTCTGCTCCTTTTGGATAGTCCCGTCCAAGATACAGCAgcttaaaaagaaagattatgtGTTTCTTAACAGTCTGTCATAGAACAGCAGCTTTATAAAACTGACAACATCATTACTTACATTCTTATAAAGATTCAGTACTTCTGCTCTTAGAGAATTGGCCATTTTCATTTAACATGGAAACTAATCCACTTTTATAAACATACctaaagaaaaggaagatttgTGGTTTTTTGCAAATAACTCCattgtaatcttttaaaaaagcatcaagaaaaaaaaaccttacacaCTGGGAAATGGTAGCCtcttttttaacatttacttGATAAATAGTTGAGTAATTTTACACTCCAGGCACTGGGTCATAGCTATGAACATATCAGGTAAGACAACCTACTCTTACAGAACTAACGTTTCCTAAGGGAGACATGATAAGCACACAAGGTGACTGTGGCATGTCCTCTGTAAGAAACAGTCATGAGAGAGAAACGTGGTTCTCATAGATAAGTGTACCTCTTTATGCCACAGTGGAATGAATTAGACCGAGATTAAAATCCCAGCCTGTGTAGGTGTTGGACAGGTTACttaacttttctgagcctcagttttttaTCAAAAGGAGAACTGTCTTCATTCTGCCCTCTAGGCAAGGTCAGATACACTTGGAAGTCATTTAGAGTCCAA contains:
- the Etfrf1 gene encoding electron transfer flavoprotein regulatory factor 1; translation: MKMANSLRAEVLNLYKNLLYLGRDYPKGADYFKRRLKNVFLKNKDVKDPEQIKELIERGEFVMKELEALYFLRKYRAMKQRYYSDTNKTN